The genome window ATCATTAGCACGCAAGGGTAAAGGACTTACCAGTTTGAGTAAAGGGTATTTTTCATTAGGACTGCTTGTTCAAATTATCAAGATACTCCGCAATAACAACCCGTCCATCGTTCAGACCCTGATGTCCAGGAACGAGGCGAATATACGGGAACTGCAGCAAAGGATCGCAAACCTGTCCGGCGATAAGCTGTTTGCTCTCACCAAAGAAGAACTGAAGAAATTAAAAAAAGCTATGTATGATCCGCAAAGCATGGGAGCAATTTACGCCGGGACTTTGGCGTACGGCTGGATCAATAAAAAAATGGAAAAGTGGCTGGGTGAAAAAAACGCAGCAGATTCACTTTCCAAATCGGCTGCCAACAATGTTACTTCCGAAATGGGGCTGGAACTGCTGGATGTAGCGGATGTTGTTCGGCAATCTCAGGAGGTGATGGAGTATTTTAAGCATGCCAGAGATCAAACCTTTTTTGAGGATCTATCCAAACTGAAAGGTGGCAACGCTGTCAGTAAATCCATACAGGGATTCTTAAAAAAATATGGTATGCGTTGCCCCGGTGAGATCGATATCACAAGGCCCCGTTTCAGCGAACAACCGACTGCCCTCATTCCCACGATTCTCAGCAACATCAAAAACTTTAAGCCGGGTGCCCATGGCGCCAGAACCAAACAGGGACAATTGGAAGTAAAGCAGAAGGAACATGATCTTCTGAGCCGTTTGGAACAATTGCCCGGTGGAAAACAAAAAGCCAGGAAGGCCAGGAAAAAGATCAGCATTTTGCGCAATTTTATCGGCTACCGGGAATACCCGAAATATATCATGATCGGGTATTACTGGGTAATCAAACAGGCTTTGCTCAGGGAGTCTGAAAACCTTGTACAAAAAGGAGTAGTCTGCAATAAGGAAGATATTTACTATTTGTCTTTTGAAGAATTCAGGGAGGCCGTTCGTACCAACCGGGTGGATTACAATATCATCGCGAAGCGGAAAG of Fibrobacter sp. contains these proteins:
- a CDS encoding phosphoenolpyruvate synthase gives rise to the protein SLARKGKGLTSLSKGYFSLGLLVQIIKILRNNNPSIVQTLMSRNEANIRELQQRIANLSGDKLFALTKEELKKLKKAMYDPQSMGAIYAGTLAYGWINKKMEKWLGEKNAADSLSKSAANNVTSEMGLELLDVADVVRQSQEVMEYFKHARDQTFFEDLSKLKGGNAVSKSIQGFLKKYGMRCPGEIDITRPRFSEQPTALIPTILSNIKNFKPGAHGARTKQGQLEVKQKEHDLLSRLEQLPGGKQKARKARKKISILRNFIGYREYPKYIMIGYYWVIKQALLRESENLVQKGVVCNKEDIYYLSFEEFREAVRTNRVDYNIIAKRKEEYETYTKLTPPRIITSEGEVFSGGYDTGNIPKGALAGIPASSGTIEGRARVVLRIEDATLEEGDILVTTFTDPSWTPVFVSINGLVTEVGGMMTHGSVIAREYGLPAVVGVENATRLIRDGQRIRVNGSEGYVEIL